The following is a genomic window from Caproiciproducens sp. CPB-2.
AAGATGTGCGTAATTATCTTCGAAAGAGTATTATTTCGGGGTTGACCAGCGTAGAAGTGAAAGCTATATATAAGGATTTCTACGCTAAGATTACCCAGCGTACAAGGAAAAATCCTATCAGCATATTTACCACAAACTACGACCTTTTCAACGAAATGGCTCTCGATGAACTTGGTTTCCCATACAATAACGGTTTTGCAGGAACATACAAGCGCAAATTTTCACCTGCAAGTTATAACTACATGTATGTAGATAACATGAATCTCAGCCGCGATGTATGGGAACGAGTATCATCTTTTTTCAATCTTATGAAAATACACGGTTCGATTTCTTGGGTGCGAAAAGATGAGCAAGTATGGGAACAGGACTATGAATCTATATCAGATGATGATACCGTAATGATCTATCCAACACCGCTCAAAGACCGTACTACGCTAATGACACCGTACTCTGACTTGTTTAGAGCAATGGAAAATCGGCTGGTTCAAAAGAACGGAGTTCTCATTGTCATGGGATATAGTTTTGGCGACGATCATATTAATCGAATCATTTTGAACGCTCTGGCAGTCCCTTCTTTCCGGCTGGTAGTATTCGGGCAGGGCGCAAATATAGACAAGTTGATTGCACTAAACGATTCGCGTATTACAGTAATCAATTCAGAGGATAAAGTGCATTATTTTAAGAATGTTGTAGAATCCGTGCTTCCAACAATACA
Proteins encoded in this region:
- a CDS encoding SIR2 family protein — protein: MADKSICYYRGKEKQDISIEALRNEVAQFLQIDNLSFLIGAGCSSNVIDGRETGIPGMAAIYDGFFSEKPAFDIAGEKMNGRFDKNLEKLIEALGAVQIANQIVEMDAQATEKTKDVRNYLRKSIISGLTSVEVKAIYKDFYAKITQRTRKNPISIFTTNYDLFNEMALDELGFPYNNGFAGTYKRKFSPASYNYMYVDNMNLSRDVWERVSSFFNLMKIHGSISWVRKDEQVWEQDYESISDDDTVMIYPTPLKDRTTLMTPYSDLFRAMENRLVQKNGVLIVMGYSFGDDHINRIILNALAVPSFRLVVFGQGANIDKLIALNDSRITVINSEDKVHYFKNVVESVLPTIHPDVVEEFQMQPANELIKEFEAEAKNE